A genomic window from Sphingobacterium spiritivorum includes:
- a CDS encoding glycoside hydrolase family 2 TIM barrel-domain containing protein: MRQYLLLVYMIFASMQFNTAQESIRLNENWDFVRNDLGNIWEAIRPYSQGSSESVPVWHKVTLPHCYNATDAVAPFENYYQGPAWYRNTLAIRNPYPNGRTLLHFEGAGQKTKVYLYDQLVGEHVGGYDEWTVDITEAVKAFAANAAFQKQYKGRYPLVIRTDNSRDTEMIPSDLSDFNIYGGIYRYLNLLYLPAVSVGQVFATPTYDLASKSAHISVSLRLYAQTEQTKGDITVELTAPDGKTVYKNTSSQSLSKEITLPGIRLQKPKLWSPDQPNRYTLHIQGNYNGQTFRHSTTIGIRHFEFADNGPFRLNGERLLLRGTHRHEDHAGVGAAMTEEMMLQEMKMMKDMGVNFIRLGHYQQSRIILNACDSLGILVWEEIPWCRGGLGGPVYQEQAKRMLRNMIEQHYNHPSIILWGMGNENDWPNDFPTFDKQQIRAFMQELHNLSHSLDDTRKTAIRRCDFCKDIVDVYSPSIWAGWYRGQYTDYKSVSEAEFKQVPHFIHAEWGGDSHARRHDENPDNGLTKLTSSTSADERAGDASLYGGATRASKDGNWSESYICNLIDWHLKEQEHMPWLTGSAYWPFKDFSTPVRPDNPVPYVNQKGVVERDFTKKESYYVFQSYWTKDLMAHIYGHSWPIRWGEADEQKMIKVYSNADVAELFLNGKSLGTKKRNSADFPAAGLRWNTVFREGENHIRVIAKKGKQTVTDEINQLYQTKKWSKPAGITTKTSKLSNDEVLAEVQLTDTEGAACLDAKDYVLFELAGDGVLVQDQGTSSGSRYVQAFNGRAMIKIRKNKGSSVLAVKVKGLETAFVTIK; encoded by the coding sequence ATGAGACAATACCTGCTGTTAGTTTACATGATCTTTGCGTCTATGCAATTCAATACCGCACAAGAGAGCATACGCCTGAATGAAAACTGGGATTTTGTGCGAAATGATCTGGGCAATATCTGGGAGGCGATCCGGCCATACAGTCAGGGTTCTTCCGAAAGTGTTCCCGTCTGGCACAAAGTTACGCTGCCCCATTGCTATAATGCGACTGATGCAGTCGCTCCGTTTGAAAACTATTATCAGGGACCGGCCTGGTACCGAAATACGCTGGCGATCCGGAATCCTTATCCCAACGGACGTACACTCTTACATTTTGAAGGCGCAGGGCAAAAAACAAAAGTCTACCTCTATGATCAGCTCGTTGGAGAGCATGTGGGCGGATATGACGAATGGACCGTCGACATCACCGAAGCCGTCAAAGCTTTTGCAGCGAATGCCGCTTTCCAGAAACAATATAAGGGTCGTTACCCGCTGGTCATTCGCACAGACAACTCCAGAGACACTGAAATGATACCATCCGATCTGTCGGATTTCAATATATATGGTGGTATATACCGCTACCTCAATCTGCTGTATCTTCCTGCTGTGTCAGTCGGGCAGGTATTTGCAACACCAACTTATGACCTCGCCAGCAAATCAGCTCATATTTCAGTTTCACTCCGGCTATATGCGCAGACAGAGCAGACAAAAGGGGATATTACAGTAGAACTTACAGCTCCTGATGGCAAGACAGTCTATAAAAACACAAGCAGCCAGTCGCTGAGCAAAGAAATTACACTTCCCGGAATCAGGCTGCAGAAGCCAAAACTCTGGTCACCTGATCAACCCAACCGCTATACCTTACATATACAGGGGAATTACAACGGTCAGACTTTTCGCCACAGCACAACTATCGGCATTCGGCATTTCGAATTTGCAGACAACGGTCCTTTCCGGCTCAATGGAGAGCGTCTGCTATTGAGAGGAACACACCGGCACGAAGATCATGCCGGAGTAGGGGCAGCTATGACCGAAGAGATGATGTTGCAGGAAATGAAAATGATGAAAGACATGGGAGTCAACTTTATCCGGCTCGGACATTATCAGCAGTCCCGTATTATTCTCAATGCCTGTGACAGTCTGGGCATATTGGTTTGGGAGGAGATTCCCTGGTGCAGAGGTGGCCTGGGTGGCCCTGTCTATCAGGAACAAGCCAAACGTATGCTTCGCAACATGATCGAACAGCATTATAACCACCCCAGCATTATTCTGTGGGGGATGGGAAATGAAAATGACTGGCCGAATGACTTTCCCACATTTGACAAACAACAGATCAGGGCTTTTATGCAAGAGCTGCACAACCTGTCCCATAGTCTGGATGATACCCGCAAGACGGCTATCCGCCGCTGTGATTTCTGTAAGGACATTGTAGATGTCTATTCTCCGTCCATTTGGGCAGGCTGGTACAGAGGTCAGTATACCGACTATAAATCTGTATCCGAGGCCGAATTCAAACAGGTGCCACATTTTATTCATGCTGAATGGGGAGGAGACAGTCATGCCCGCAGGCACGATGAAAATCCGGACAACGGGCTCACCAAACTTACGTCCAGCACCTCCGCTGATGAACGGGCAGGCGATGCTTCTCTTTACGGAGGTGCGACCAGAGCATCCAAAGACGGCAACTGGAGTGAAAGCTACATATGCAATCTGATAGACTGGCATCTCAAGGAACAGGAGCATATGCCCTGGCTCACCGGATCGGCTTACTGGCCGTTTAAAGACTTCTCCACTCCTGTGCGACCAGATAATCCGGTGCCGTATGTGAATCAGAAGGGTGTTGTAGAGCGGGATTTTACAAAAAAAGAGTCATATTATGTTTTTCAGTCCTACTGGACCAAAGACCTTATGGCTCATATATACGGACATTCCTGGCCTATTCGCTGGGGAGAAGCCGATGAACAGAAAATGATCAAGGTTTATTCCAATGCTGATGTGGCCGAATTATTTCTCAACGGGAAAAGTCTGGGTACGAAAAAACGGAACTCAGCAGATTTTCCCGCAGCAGGACTACGATGGAATACTGTTTTCCGCGAAGGCGAAAATCACATCAGAGTGATTGCTAAAAAAGGCAAACAGACCGTTACTGATGAGATCAATCAACTTTACCAAACAAAAAAATGGAGTAAACCTGCAGGTATTACAACCAAAACCAGTAAACTCTCCAATGACGAAGTCTTAGCAGAAGTACAATTGACAGATACAGAGGGCGCAGCCTGTCTGGATGCGAAAGACTATGTACTTTTTGAACTGGCCGGAGACGGCGTATTGGTGCAGGATCAGGGAACTTCTTCAGGCTCACGCTACGTACAGGCTTTTAATGGACGTGCTATGATTAAGATCCGCAAAAATAAAGGTTCCAGTGTTCTTGCCGTCAAAGTCAAAGGACTGGAAACTGCTTTTGTAACGATTAAATAG
- a CDS encoding SGNH/GDSL hydrolase family protein has protein sequence MEKKTKGSWLIHNTNKLQAVTSQEDFPKTFIAGKAGILLSSISADAEMSLSKEKINVLAKASNINTYFELPPLLEVLEKQGIIDISSKGDIQVLGVTSSSILNHTSDIFDTLNPEANEMASIELAERASILPILTSDISEEISDKYKLSESNTINLIEQAEIIGFVDVEKISEDEKLLFNGNLFRRDNPKKVLAVMDSLKDFEKTKLLELNDMLRLSACIPVDLVKKQLGNNLFEKVTAIGLYDISIVSNSTENMGYITLPAAFSKYSNSMVDDAFDLAKAFVSSITYGMTKSSYVRGKIQMVDKLLSALVRGESVGPVKAIAEDYKVLEFKGVVQVYQGSKGGRSGPMLKLLKKEIGELALQVIRSGDASEHSLDSLPTAAVTSFKGPEANRNITRREQLVTNPKSTHDMLSILRTGVKL, from the coding sequence ATGGAAAAAAAAACAAAAGGCTCATGGCTAATTCATAATACCAATAAATTGCAAGCAGTTACAAGTCAGGAAGACTTTCCAAAAACATTTATAGCTGGCAAGGCAGGCATATTACTTTCTTCTATTTCAGCTGATGCTGAAATGAGTTTAAGTAAAGAAAAAATTAACGTCTTAGCTAAAGCTTCTAATATAAATACATATTTTGAACTGCCACCTCTATTGGAGGTTTTAGAAAAACAAGGAATAATAGATATAAGTTCTAAAGGGGATATACAAGTGCTAGGTGTGACTTCATCTAGTATATTGAACCATACATCAGATATATTTGATACTCTAAATCCTGAAGCTAATGAAATGGCATCAATTGAATTAGCAGAGAGAGCTTCTATATTACCTATATTAACCTCTGATATATCGGAAGAAATATCTGATAAATATAAACTCTCTGAATCTAATACTATAAATCTAATCGAACAGGCTGAAATAATAGGTTTTGTTGATGTAGAAAAAATTTCAGAGGATGAAAAATTACTATTTAATGGAAATCTTTTTAGAAGAGATAATCCGAAGAAAGTCTTAGCAGTAATGGATTCCCTAAAAGATTTTGAAAAGACTAAATTACTTGAACTAAATGATATGCTTAGATTATCTGCATGTATCCCTGTAGATTTAGTAAAAAAACAACTTGGCAATAATCTTTTTGAAAAAGTAACTGCAATAGGATTATATGATATTAGTATCGTTAGTAATAGTACTGAAAATATGGGATATATAACTTTGCCTGCAGCTTTTTCAAAATATAGTAATTCAATGGTTGATGATGCTTTTGATTTAGCTAAAGCTTTTGTTAGTTCAATTACTTATGGAATGACAAAAAGTTCGTATGTTAGAGGTAAAATTCAAATGGTAGATAAACTTCTATCGGCTCTTGTTAGAGGTGAGTCTGTTGGCCCTGTAAAAGCAATTGCTGAAGATTATAAAGTTTTAGAATTTAAAGGTGTTGTCCAAGTTTATCAAGGATCAAAAGGAGGTAGATCTGGGCCAATGTTAAAATTATTAAAGAAAGAAATTGGAGAATTAGCTTTACAGGTAATTAGATCTGGTGATGCTAGCGAACATTCCCTTGATTCTTTACCGACAGCGGCTGTTACGTCATTCAAAGGCCCAGAAGCTAATAGAAATATTACTAGGAGAGAACAATTAGTAACTAATCCAAAATCAACACATGATATGTTATCAATTTTACGAACAGGAGTAAAGTTATGA
- a CDS encoding aminotransferase class I/II-fold pyridoxal phosphate-dependent enzyme — MDTFRHLNQPTGRQIQLHDKEYLFFGGTAYLSLLNDPAYMELFITGVRKLGLNNGTSRNNNVQLGIFDEAEKAISRRFGFEDAILVSGGYLAAQMVVKNLAGEGEFIYAPNSHPALWLSDNPGIRGEFADWAAHTVAYINSSDQKTFVLISNTLDNMKPERYDFKAFRHIDPDKKVILILDDSHGIGVINRNRTSVAVEELVQENLEVILLASLAKGMGTDAGVIFGSPQRIAALRSSTFYTGASPSSPASMYALLHGEEIYHRQFDLLQQNIALFGSLAGNRLSHIPGFSVFTSARVELYHFLLQRGFVVSSFPYPLATDPLLNRIVICSHHTASDLQQLADHVNDFTDQ; from the coding sequence ATGGATACATTTAGACATTTGAATCAACCTACAGGACGCCAGATACAGCTTCATGATAAGGAATACCTCTTTTTTGGAGGTACGGCGTATCTGAGTCTGCTCAATGATCCGGCTTACATGGAATTGTTTATAACTGGTGTAAGGAAGCTGGGATTGAATAACGGGACTTCCCGCAATAATAATGTGCAGCTAGGCATCTTTGATGAAGCAGAGAAAGCTATATCCCGAAGATTTGGATTTGAGGATGCTATTCTGGTATCCGGCGGATATCTGGCAGCACAGATGGTTGTCAAAAATCTGGCCGGTGAAGGAGAGTTTATCTATGCACCGAATAGTCACCCGGCACTGTGGCTGTCCGACAATCCCGGTATCCGGGGTGAATTTGCAGACTGGGCAGCACATACCGTCGCCTATATCAACAGCTCAGACCAAAAGACTTTCGTTCTGATCAGCAATACGTTGGATAATATGAAGCCGGAGCGATATGATTTTAAAGCCTTCAGGCATATTGATCCCGATAAAAAGGTTATTCTTATACTGGATGATTCGCATGGTATAGGAGTGATAAACCGCAACCGGACATCCGTCGCAGTAGAAGAGCTGGTACAGGAAAATCTGGAAGTCATTCTGTTAGCTTCTCTGGCCAAAGGAATGGGAACAGATGCAGGTGTGATTTTCGGCTCCCCGCAACGCATTGCAGCATTGCGATCCTCTACGTTCTATACCGGAGCTTCACCCAGTTCTCCGGCATCTATGTATGCCTTATTACATGGTGAAGAAATCTACCACAGACAGTTTGATCTGCTGCAGCAGAATATTGCGTTGTTTGGCAGTCTGGCGGGAAACAGGCTTTCGCATATTCCAGGCTTTTCCGTATTTACCTCTGCCAGGGTTGAGTTATATCACTTTCTGTTGCAGAGAGGCTTTGTGGTCTCAAGCTTTCCTTATCCGCTGGCAACCGATCCTTTGCTGAACAGAATAGTGATCTGTAGTCACCATACAGCATCGGATCTGCAACAACTGGCTGATCATGTAAACGATTTTACAGATCAGTAA
- a CDS encoding DUF1573 domain-containing protein, with product MRKILIILLICSLFSCKKNEIKLNLNELMSLDEIMQDKISNKIIIMSSSDCEICIPFKRKVKILVDSLNKNNHAEFKYPVSIYSISERDKRNKYVNAILRQMSFPNILFFNNKGEFKGLISSGRMDIFQSHIDYFEKNKNVWITSSKNMFKDLKLSPDQKTEYINDIFHLRKFDTIQNYSNLISQILSKDSINYFYKNYLLSKYYYEKGDSIKSSEYASFAEKTEFSNLDSALYDQFKVDLLRFRNNKKNEIKNFCFGIDGCSYIINKRDLKNNVVKIRLTNYFNEIIQLKNVTVDCSCYTIELPKQQILPKSSVFMYVKIVENTKNFDKTINIKSNIGHHNLRILIN from the coding sequence ATGAGAAAAATACTAATAATATTATTAATCTGCAGTCTTTTCTCATGCAAAAAGAATGAGATTAAACTTAATTTAAACGAACTAATGTCGTTGGACGAAATAATGCAAGATAAAATTTCCAACAAAATAATTATCATGTCATCATCTGATTGCGAAATCTGTATCCCATTTAAAAGAAAAGTCAAAATACTAGTCGATTCTCTAAATAAGAACAATCACGCCGAATTTAAATATCCAGTCTCTATTTATTCAATATCAGAAAGAGATAAAAGAAATAAATATGTTAATGCAATTCTTCGTCAAATGTCTTTTCCCAATATTTTGTTTTTTAATAACAAGGGAGAATTTAAAGGACTTATTTCTTCCGGGAGAATGGATATATTTCAATCCCACATTGATTATTTTGAAAAAAATAAAAACGTATGGATAACTTCCTCAAAAAACATGTTTAAAGATTTAAAGTTATCACCTGATCAGAAGACCGAATATATAAACGACATTTTTCATTTACGAAAATTTGATACTATACAGAACTACTCGAATTTAATTTCACAGATCCTATCAAAGGATAGTATTAATTATTTCTACAAAAACTATTTACTTTCAAAGTATTATTATGAAAAAGGCGATTCGATAAAATCATCAGAATATGCTTCATTTGCTGAAAAAACGGAATTTTCAAATCTAGACTCAGCCTTGTATGATCAATTTAAAGTTGATCTTCTAAGATTCAGAAATAATAAAAAAAATGAAATTAAAAACTTTTGTTTTGGCATTGATGGGTGCTCCTATATAATTAATAAAAGAGATCTAAAAAACAATGTCGTTAAAATTAGACTAACGAACTATTTTAATGAAATCATACAACTAAAAAATGTTACTGTCGATTGTTCTTGCTATACAATTGAGCTTCCAAAACAACAAATTCTTCCAAAAAGCTCTGTTTTTATGTATGTTAAAATAGTAGAAAACACCAAAAACTTTGATAAAACTATAAATATTAAAAGCAATATAGGTCATCATAATCTCAGAATATTAATCAATTAA
- a CDS encoding HU family DNA-binding protein encodes MTKAEIIAEISNKTGLEKVDVQETVEAFFKVVKNSMIGGENVYVRGFGSFVVKKRAEKTARNISKNTAIIIPEHFVPSFKPAKVFVEKVKNGNK; translated from the coding sequence ATGACTAAAGCAGAAATTATCGCAGAGATCTCTAACAAAACGGGTTTAGAGAAGGTAGATGTACAAGAAACAGTAGAGGCATTCTTCAAAGTAGTGAAGAACTCCATGATCGGCGGAGAAAATGTTTATGTAAGAGGTTTCGGTAGCTTCGTAGTGAAAAAAAGAGCTGAAAAAACTGCAAGAAACATTTCGAAAAACACAGCAATCATTATTCCTGAGCACTTCGTTCCAAGTTTCAAACCTGCAAAAGTGTTTGTTGAGAAGGTAAAAAACGGGAATAAATAA
- a CDS encoding carbohydrate-binding module family 14 protein, which produces MKKLSLILISFFLTIAVSAIPVDPNFCENKEDGGYAHPTHCRAYYLCISKRTSVLMCPEGLLYDPDYDVCERPEFLKKPCAEFDK; this is translated from the coding sequence ATGAAAAAGTTATCTTTAATTTTGATCAGTTTTTTTCTAACCATTGCTGTATCTGCAATTCCAGTTGATCCTAATTTTTGTGAAAATAAAGAGGATGGAGGATATGCTCACCCTACACATTGCAGAGCATACTATTTGTGTATTTCAAAAAGAACATCAGTATTAATGTGTCCTGAAGGACTATTATACGATCCGGATTATGACGTGTGTGAGAGACCTGAATTCCTGAAAAAACCTTGTGCAGAATTTGATAAATAA
- a CDS encoding outer membrane beta-barrel protein: MNIFKLYAAALSLMIISFTNSLQAQIKWGARAGVNFTALNATNEQEIELETEYVTRFSIGISADIPVISDFYVQPSLLYSGKGYKADAGSIGFSKGFNANVSYIELPLHILYKPKVGPGSLILGVGPYLAYGTGGKWKADESVLIGDIMIDNKGDIKFKNDDSATDYGTYIYGKPWDYGTSAVIGYDLFNTYTFQLNAEWGMANLEPKWGSYKPKGERKNKGFGISVGYKF; encoded by the coding sequence ATGAACATCTTCAAACTTTATGCAGCAGCATTGTCATTAATGATTATCTCTTTTACAAATAGTTTACAGGCACAGATCAAATGGGGAGCCAGAGCAGGAGTTAATTTTACCGCACTCAATGCCACGAATGAACAGGAAATTGAACTTGAAACCGAATACGTCACACGCTTCTCCATCGGCATCAGCGCAGATATTCCTGTCATAAGTGACTTTTATGTACAGCCTTCTCTCCTCTATTCCGGGAAAGGGTATAAAGCCGATGCCGGATCTATAGGTTTCAGCAAAGGATTTAATGCAAATGTATCTTATATCGAACTTCCTCTGCATATTCTTTACAAACCAAAGGTTGGACCGGGAAGTCTTATCCTGGGAGTAGGCCCTTATCTTGCCTACGGCACGGGAGGGAAATGGAAAGCTGACGAATCCGTATTGATAGGGGATATTATGATCGACAATAAAGGTGATATAAAATTTAAAAATGATGACTCTGCTACCGATTATGGCACTTATATCTACGGTAAACCCTGGGATTACGGCACAAGTGCGGTTATAGGATATGATCTTTTCAATACCTATACATTCCAGCTGAATGCGGAATGGGGTATGGCCAATCTGGAACCGAAATGGGGCTCATACAAGCCTAAAGGAGAACGCAAAAACAAAGGCTTTGGCATATCAGTCGGATATAAGTTTTAA
- a CDS encoding Rne/Rng family ribonuclease, with translation MVKELIIDSTPDKGVTIALLQDKQLVELNKEQANNNFSVGDIYLGRIKKIMPGLNAAFVDVGYEKDAFLHYLDLGPQVQSLLKLTRIVKNGSYQEKLLNSLKLEKDIDKAGKISDILSRNLLLPVQIAKEPISTKGPRLSSDLSIAGRFVVLVPFSSTVSISKRIKGSAERTRLKKVVEGIKPANFGVIIRTVSEGKGVEELQKDLLDLISKWELFTKRLRTAEPPQKVLGEMDRASTILRDILTDEFTHIYVNDPVIYEETKSYVQEISPDLEKIVKLYKHKEPIFDHFGVEKQIKASFGKTVNLQGGAYLVIEHTEALHVVDVNSGNRTANKENQEDNALLVNKEAAREIARQLRLRDMGGIVVIDFIDMHKPTNRKELFTYLRECMQADRARHTILPPSKFGLVQITRQRVRPEMSVVTNEKCPTCNGTGEIRSSIVLMDDIESNLSFILQEQNDKGITLCVHPYIEAYIKSGFVSKRIKWFMKFGRWIKVKAVSSYSLTEFHFFNAKDEEIKL, from the coding sequence TTGGTAAAGGAATTAATTATCGATTCTACCCCTGACAAAGGGGTAACTATTGCTTTACTACAGGATAAACAGCTTGTTGAACTAAACAAGGAGCAGGCAAACAACAATTTTTCCGTCGGTGATATTTACCTGGGAAGAATAAAGAAGATCATGCCTGGTCTCAATGCAGCTTTCGTAGATGTAGGTTACGAAAAGGATGCATTTTTGCACTATCTGGACCTCGGTCCGCAGGTGCAGTCGTTACTCAAGCTAACCCGTATAGTAAAGAATGGCAGTTATCAAGAGAAACTGCTCAATAGTTTAAAACTAGAAAAGGACATCGATAAGGCAGGTAAAATTTCGGATATCTTGAGCCGGAATCTGTTACTACCTGTTCAGATAGCCAAAGAGCCTATCTCTACAAAAGGACCGCGGTTGAGTTCGGATTTATCCATCGCCGGAAGATTTGTAGTATTAGTCCCTTTCTCGAGTACAGTTTCTATTTCGAAACGAATCAAAGGAAGCGCCGAACGTACACGCCTCAAAAAAGTAGTGGAAGGAATCAAACCTGCCAACTTTGGAGTGATTATTCGGACTGTTTCTGAAGGTAAAGGGGTTGAAGAGTTGCAAAAAGACTTGTTAGACCTGATTTCGAAATGGGAATTATTTACCAAACGCCTTAGAACTGCAGAACCACCCCAGAAAGTGTTGGGTGAGATGGATAGAGCTTCTACCATTTTGCGCGATATCCTGACGGACGAGTTTACGCATATATATGTTAATGATCCTGTTATCTACGAAGAAACAAAGTCGTATGTACAGGAGATTTCTCCGGATCTGGAAAAGATAGTCAAGCTTTATAAACATAAAGAACCTATCTTCGATCACTTCGGAGTAGAAAAACAAATTAAGGCCTCTTTTGGCAAGACGGTCAATTTGCAAGGTGGTGCTTATCTGGTAATTGAGCATACTGAAGCCTTGCACGTTGTTGATGTAAACAGCGGTAACCGGACTGCCAATAAAGAAAATCAAGAAGACAATGCGTTGCTGGTCAATAAGGAAGCGGCGCGCGAAATAGCAAGGCAATTGCGTTTGCGGGATATGGGAGGTATAGTGGTGATCGATTTTATCGATATGCACAAACCAACTAATCGTAAGGAATTATTTACTTACCTACGCGAATGTATGCAGGCCGATCGTGCCCGTCATACGATATTACCGCCAAGTAAATTTGGATTGGTACAGATCACACGGCAACGTGTACGCCCGGAAATGAGCGTAGTGACTAATGAAAAATGTCCGACCTGTAACGGTACGGGCGAAATCCGATCCAGTATCGTACTGATGGACGATATTGAAAGTAATTTGAGTTTTATTCTGCAGGAACAAAACGATAAGGGAATAACACTATGTGTACATCCTTATATAGAAGCCTACATTAAGTCTGGTTTTGTATCGAAAAGAATAAAATGGTTTATGAAGTTTGGAAGGTGGATCAAAGTAAAAGCCGTCTCTTCATATAGCTTAACGGAATTCCATTTCTTCAATGCGAAGGATGAGGAAATCAAGTTATAA
- a CDS encoding chitin binding peritrophin-A domain-containing protein, whose amino-acid sequence MKTLLSLITMCLCFTSTLSSQISVEMDIDFCKRKLAGTYPHPLYCPGFYICQEDYTSETILSFCPTGLIYNEALNMCDFRENAPPPCGEMGPIDA is encoded by the coding sequence ATGAAAACATTATTATCTTTAATTACGATGTGTCTATGTTTCACATCTACACTTTCCAGTCAAATTTCAGTTGAAATGGATATTGATTTTTGCAAAAGAAAATTAGCAGGAACTTATCCGCACCCCCTATATTGCCCCGGATTCTATATTTGTCAGGAAGATTATACATCAGAAACTATTCTCTCTTTTTGCCCTACAGGTCTTATATACAATGAAGCATTGAATATGTGCGACTTTCGGGAAAATGCCCCCCCTCCTTGTGGAGAAATGGGTCCTATAGATGCCTGA
- a CDS encoding tetratricopeptide repeat protein yields MQKTKQIVVIALIVLLVGALLAQPIKGLVDGKEEATSTKGTEASSVVNLDAISQASKQGLDANLIQDIADLESKVSKASGEDKIALYQQLAQKWDDVAKPAPQALIYEEMAKISPKFEYWLKAGQAYRAAYTNLQDTVLASALNQNAIHAFEKATKLDASNLDAKTGLGAAMVTGTNNPMAGIAILREVVAKEPKNVEANKTLGLFSLQSRQFDKAIDRFKTVIEQKPDAESYFYLATGYENIGMKSDAIAAFQKSKELASDPSLSQFIDKRIEELSK; encoded by the coding sequence ATGCAAAAGACCAAGCAAATTGTTGTTATTGCCTTAATAGTTCTCCTTGTAGGAGCCCTGTTGGCGCAGCCAATAAAAGGTCTGGTAGATGGTAAGGAAGAAGCTACAAGTACCAAAGGTACTGAGGCTTCTTCTGTCGTTAATTTAGATGCGATCTCGCAGGCATCCAAACAAGGATTAGATGCTAATCTGATTCAGGATATCGCAGATCTGGAATCTAAAGTAAGTAAAGCTTCTGGTGAAGATAAAATTGCGCTTTATCAGCAGTTGGCTCAGAAATGGGATGATGTTGCAAAACCGGCTCCTCAGGCATTAATTTATGAGGAAATGGCAAAAATTTCTCCTAAATTTGAGTATTGGTTGAAAGCCGGACAGGCTTATCGCGCTGCCTATACAAATTTACAGGATACCGTATTAGCTTCGGCACTGAATCAAAATGCAATTCATGCATTTGAGAAAGCAACTAAACTGGATGCGTCCAATCTGGATGCCAAGACAGGTTTGGGTGCTGCTATGGTGACGGGTACGAATAATCCTATGGCTGGTATCGCGATATTGCGTGAAGTCGTAGCGAAAGAACCAAAAAACGTAGAAGCAAACAAAACACTGGGATTGTTTTCACTGCAGTCCCGTCAATTTGACAAAGCAATCGATCGTTTCAAAACGGTTATCGAGCAGAAACCCGATGCGGAGTCCTACTTTTATTTAGCCACAGGCTATGAAAACATTGGGATGAAGAGTGATGCTATCGCTGCTTTTCAAAAAAGCAAAGAACTGGCATCTGATCCTTCACTCTCTCAATTCATCGATAAACGTATCGAAGAATTAAGCAAGTAA